AAGCTGCCGATGACGAATCTGGTGGTGAATCAGCAGGCCTATTCGGTCAACCCTCTTCTGCTGGAGACATTGATGCCGAGGGTTCTCCTGCAGGTAGTAGTGAAGTAGATCCGAACTTGCCAAACCCTCAAGACGCGTCGGAAGGTAGGTCTGAAAATAATCCTTTGCCGAATCCACGTAAATCTGGGTCAAACGCACCAGTTGATGGATCCGCTGGGAGTCGGTCAGCGTGCAATGCAGATGCAGGTACTTCGGACAGCACCACTGATAACACTGATCAAGCCCCAGGGGCACCGCATGGGAGACCCGTTAATGGTGATGAACATACAGCTGCAGATGATACGAGCGGTTCATCTGGATCACTCTCCTCACCCTGGTCACGCCACGTAACACCCAGACCTCGGGAACGGCGGCATGTAGGGATGACCCCTGATGGCACAGGCTTGCCATTTCCGTGGCCTCCTTTTGACTCTGCGTCCTCGGACCCTAGCTCATCGAGTCGTACAAATCAACCTCCGCCACCAACAGCAGGTTCTAACCATGATGCACATCGTACAGACGAGAGATCAATGCGGACTTATCCCTCGCATCCATCAAGTGAGCCTGATGAGGCGCTCCACGCCGATGGAGTAACCGATGGCTCGGGTGCATCGTCCGGCGCCTCCAAGTGGGCCAAAATAATTAGATCCAACCATCTATTATCGGCCATAGTAAGGCTGAGAACCGGCGTTAAACCTAAAGTTGATGGGGGAGCACAGGGGGATGCCTCACCTGATGAGGAATCGATTCATGTCTCTCCACAACCTCTGATTGGTCAGGGTGGCCAATCATCCAATGTACCTACAAGTCCAGGTATTTCGGATCCAGGCGCCTTGCCGTTTATTTCCTCGACGGCTATCCCTTCACCCATCACGCACTTCGATGACTCCACGGAAGCCGGCTTACACCCCAGAGGCCATCCATCACTTGGCCCCTGGGATTTTCCGCATGTTGTAAAGGACGCAGTGACGACGCGATCCTTCAAGTGCGAAATTCCGGGATCAAGCAGGTACGCGGTCCTTGTATTTGATGCCCAATCGCCGCAGAAACGGTCACTTGTCCAGCCCGCCGAGCTACAGAGGCTACATTGAGGTGGAAGTGAAAGAAGTGGACGGAAGCAATAACCTCTATCGATACAGATACTGTAGCAGTAGTAACGCGTAAAATTATAATCATTAGTGTTTCTTCCAGTGGAGGACTTTCTTCACCGATGTTTTAAGCGCAGCTGGCTACTGCCATGCAGCTTAAAGCGTGTGGAAACAACGATGACTATTATGTTGCCAATCGGAACAGACTGTAGCGATCACATGTATTCCCCAATCTGCGAATTGTGAGAGTGATAATGCGCATCTTACCTCCGCAGGCATCTCTTCGATCTGTGTGTTGTAGTAGTTCTCAATGTTCTTCATAGCTTCCATGTCCATGGGGGTAAGGAAGTTGATGGCTACACCCTTACGACCAAACCTTCCAGAACGTCCAATCCTGTGGATGTAGTTGTCCGGCGACATCGGCAAATCGTAGTTGATAACAAGGGATACCTGCTGCACATCGATACCACGGGCAAGCAGGTCGGTGGTGATGAGGACACGAGTGGATCCCGATCTGAACTCCCTCATGATGAGGTCACGCTCGTTCTGTCCCATGTCTCCGTGCATGCTGGATACGGTGAAGTCCCTCTCCTGCATCTTGCTGGTCAGCATATCTACCTTCCTTCGTGTGTTGCAGTAGATGATGGCCTGGGTGATGGTGACAGACTCGTATAGGTCGCAGAGCGTGTCAAACTTGAACTCCTCCTTGTCGATCATGACGTAGAACTGCTTGATACCCTCCAGGGTGAGTTCGTCCTTCTTGACGAGGATACGCTTGGGTGACCTCATGAACTTGGTCGTCAGCTCCAGGATCTCGTTGGGCATGGTGGCACTGAAAAGCGCAACCTGTACATCCGGGGGCATTCTCCTGAACACCTCGTGGATCTGTCCCTTGAATCCGCGGGAAAGCATCTCGTCGGCCTCATCGAGGATGAACAACTTGATCTTGTGCGTCAGCAGGGCCTTCTTGTCGATCATATCGTACACACGTCCGGGAGTTCCTACAACCATGTGCACACCGGCCTTGAGCTTCATGACATCGTCCCTGACGATGGTACCACCGACGCAAGCGTGGCACTGCACCTTGAGGTAGTCACCAAGGGCGAGCACGACCTGCACAATTATGGCAGTTCTAGGTCCGCAGACGCACCTTCTGGATCTGCTGGGCAAGCTCCCTGGTGGGGGCGAGGATCAGAATCTGGCAGGAGAGGAGGCTGTAGTCGATAAGCTGGAGCGCAGCAATACTGAAGGTGGCGGTTTTACCCGTTCCGGACTGGGCTTGTCCGATGGTATCGTGGTTCTCGATAATGGGTTTGATACCACGCTGCTGGATGGCAGATGGTCTCTCGAAACCGTACGAGTAAATTCCACGGAGCAGGTCTTCGTTCAACTTGAGGGCCTCGAAGGAATCAACGACCTCATCGTAGTTAGATTCCATAGCATCCACGGCATTAGATTGAGCCGGTTGATTTTCAAAGTTATCGGACGGCGCCATTTTCAATAACAAGCTATCTTAACAAAGATACAAACGGTGTAGAGCAACGTTGTTAGCCGGTAGGTCGCGTGGATTCCGCTTGTAATATATACGTGCGAATACCCCGCGATCAAAAACAGGTAGGTGCAAAAAGTAGCGGCAAGAGCGTTTACAGATAGTAAAACGGTACCGATGGGCAACGGCGCCCAACTACTCGTGCCCCCACTTAGCTACGGGTAAGATCGTGGCTGAGGTCTGGCGtttcagctgctgcataAGAATTTTTATGTTGTCTAAAAATATTTAGAAGTTGTGTGATTCCGATAGAATGCGTCGGTGGCGTTGCAGAACTACTTCGTagtcgccgctgcacaaGTGGCGCGCATAATCCCCGGCAGCCGTATGTCGTTTCTTCTGCCATTCCGACAACGGTGTATGACCAAATATTACGAATACTTACATGATCGCAGGGGAATCCCTTCCGCAGCACAGGTGGTGCTGGTCCTTTCCCCAGACATGGCTGCTACTTCAGCTTTCTGCTACACACGGCGCCGTCACGGCTGGCTTGCGCGTGGAACGTAATGATGATTGGCGGAAAAGGGGTGGTCATTTCGTTAAATAGCATGCTTATTCCTGGAAGCTACGTGCACGCGTGCCAACGTCACGCGCACATTTTTTGAACTGTCAGCGCAATTAGTTCACGGCCTATCTTCTTGGCTTTAAACGCCTTTTTGTATTCCTCATAATTAAAAGATCGTGGTCTCACAGATTCGCCTTCAGTGACGCATCTGCACCCTCCACGTTACTCCGGTGCagcgtcgtcgctgccacTATCACCGTCCTTCACATTATACTAGACAATGTTGGAAGTTGTGGTTTACAAAGATTGCGTTGAGGGCCGCCTGGCCACCCTTCTTTGGGGCTACGGAAAACTGACCAGTGCTACTCTTTCGTTCGCTCCCTCGAGGACGGTAATTGCGCGCGCCCTGTAACCCTATCGCCTGCAGGGCATGGTAGTAAAGGAAGATGGGAAGGAAACGCCGATGATATGGCCGACGCTTCTAGAACTGGCCGTTAAAGACGCACCCACCGAGTCTATTTTAGTGCCGGCGACTGAGGCGCAAAAGGTGAGCGCGCTGAGGCCTGTATTTAACTTTGCGTGTCAGAGGACGATGTACTCGTGGATCGATTTCGCGTACCAGCGCGATTTCAGCATCATGGAGTCAGCTTCCCTAAAGGTATGGAGCAACACCCGGCTTCGCCGTGCACAAACTGCTACAGATTTTGAATGACTACATTTTGAACCACACGTTTCTTGCCGGACCGACTGTCACCTTGGCTGATTTGGTGGTCTACGTTTCCACACACAGCTGGATGATGAAGTCGGAGCCTCAGGACCGTGCGGAATATGTGAATGTCGTCAGGTGGTTTGATCACATCCAGCATCTGCCCGGCATTGTGAACACCTTCAAGGAACTGCCGTTAGTGTCCGTTGACAAGGACATGGATGTCGTCACGGCGGTTATGGAAAAGGCCACGGTATCCGCTGCTGCCCCCGCACCTGCCGGTAGGTTTGATCAGACGCGTCGAACAGCCTATCGCAGGCAAACAAGCCAAGGGTCAGAAGGGCGCCGCATCTAAGAAGCCCAAGGATCCCAAGCCGCCAGCTGACGACCGGCCTATTGCCGATGTGAGCCGTCTGAACATAAAGGTTGGACAGATCATGTCCGTGGAGCGCCACCCGGAGGCTGATAAGTAGGTTGCCGTTGCGTGGCCGTCATTACCACCGTAGGCTTTACTGCCTCAAAGTAGATCTTGGTGAGCCCGAGCTGCGCGACATCTGCTCTGGTCTCGTGGGCTACCTGGAGCCGGAGCAGATAATGTCGCAATACGTCTGCGTCTTGTCCAACATGAAACCCAAGAGTCTGCGTGGGAAGGTATCCAACGGCATGATTCTGTGCGTTTCTGGTCCGGGCAAGACCGAGCTGGAGCTGCTCCACCCCGCTGAAGGTGCTCCGGTAGGTGGTTTGTGGCTGTGCGTATTGACTCTCAGGTCGGCGAAcgcatcatcatcgaagACTGCGTTGGCGAACCAGACGCCGTGCTCAGCACAAAGACCGGCAAAGACCCATTCGTAGCGGTGCAACCAGTAGGTTACCGGGTTCGCTCACTGACACAATCTCAGGAATTCAACTGCAAAGATACAGTGGCATATTACAAGGTACGGTTTATGGCGGTAGAGTTCGCTTCACGCTTATCAGGACCACCGTTTTATGACGTCTTGCGGACCCTGCCGTTGCAACTCGCTGAAGGCAGGCACAATATCATAACTTCGTTGTTGAATGTTTTAAATCCGGCTCACCAGTCCATGATCAGGCTATTGGCTGCATTCACCGTCAGCCTCGAACTCCTCATTGCTAGTGGGAAAAATATGTTAGTCGAGGGCTGATATACGATGTGGTTGATTAACCAGTCCCCCATCGTGGGCGGCTTGGGTTGCTCCTTTTTCTGGGTTACTGGGCACGGCTGAATGGAACACTCGGGAACTTCATTGCGTAAAAAATCGGTCAACTTGCTGTATCCACCCTTCGTGAAATCCAGGTCTTGATTGAACCTTTTCTTATAAATAACCGGGAGCTTGCAAACGGAAATTGTGACGTCACCATCCTTGAGTTTAATTGTTTGCCCCCTTCTTGGCCCATTTGTCTGTGAACCGGGCGATGCGGAATTTGCCTTGGGAGGTTTTTCGCTTAGAATTAAGATGATGTTATTTCGTATCGCCTGTATTTGATCCTCACGACGCACCATTAGGTTTGATTTGTTTGCACCTATTTGACTGAGCAATTTTTTCgtcgatgtcgttgaagagACGGAAGGAATCACATTTGTGCCATTGTACGACAGTATATTGGAGTCTAAAGCGACTTGTACGATACGTACAAGTTTCCCCAAGGCCAATTGGCGGAAGCGACTGGGCCCGAACTTCCTGAGATGCTCAGCAAATAGGTACCTCCCGCCAATTTTCGTGAAGTCGTGGTAGCTATGTAATGTGCCTTGAAGATTGTGATCCCTCATGATCTCTGAAGATTGAGCAGACGCCATGAAAACCAAGTATCGAAATAAAGCCACTACATCTAGAGGATCCACAGGGTCCATGTCGTGATTTACAAAAGGCCGTCCTGCCAGCATTATGGCCCATTTGTGTTGGATGTCCGGTTACTTGGCATTCAAAGTATCATCCATCATTATGAAGACTTGGAATCTGCGATATGAATCGTTTTTGCAAATCCGAAGCAGCCAATTGCCATCCACGAGAGACGCATTATTGCGCTGAAGTTTGCGACGGATTTCATGCAGAGTAGGGAATATTTCTTCATTGTATAGCTCGCATATGGCATCGTAAACGTTGCTGAGTACCTTTTCTACTTCCACGTCTATACGCCATTGCAAGGCGTTGTTTGGAGCCTCGGGGCTTTGACAATAGCTGGAGACACATCCTGCAGAAGTCAAGCCGGAACAGCAGTTGAGCTTGTGGTAGTAACCGCCCGTACTACAGAAATCATCGCCACCGTTCGTGCTCGTAGAGACTTGCGTACATAGCACTCGAGCCATAAGTACAAACCCTGGTCTATAGAGAAGCGCGATCAACACATTGGGATGAGACAGTGTGGAACTACGAGCTATTATTTTGCACTGCAAAATAGCTAACTTGTAATGTTACTGCGTATAATATTGGAGATGTTTGTCACCTGAACGTCTTCCCCACGACACGAATAGGTAGACGGCTGCACTTTTCCTCGGTTGGCGCAGAATCGCGGATGCATACATCAAATATACGGGCTACGTGGTATAAACTTGCTGGTCATTCAGATGTGTAAATTAATATATACAGAAAGGCATATATATTTATGATCCGAGGGTATCGTTGCATAAATACACACTGCAAATCAAGATTCAACCAAGTACCACGATGTGTCTGCATACCCTCACATTAGTGTGTATGTATAAACGCGGAAGGTCGGGCTACGAGGAGCGTTTGTCAACATGATCGTCGTTGACCTTCTATAGCACGTCCGATCTGTTCTAAATTAACCTCGGGTAATTCCACCCCAACGGATTCACAGATTAGACACTTAGCTATAATCAGTTGCAGCGACTCAAGGAACGCAGATACGTGGCTTTTAAAACCATAAACATGGGGAGCAGCGGGAGTGTACGTGATGGCCGTTGTAGGCAGCCCCGCGCGTCAAATATAACAACGGCCGTTGGCCACTTGTGCATATGCGCATGTCTACCTGACGTATAGAACTTGTAATGTGTGCGTCAGTGCGTTCAGCATCGCTCTCATAAACGCGACGACTCAGTATCAGCGGTGTAGACGTGACGCGTCCTCCGACTTCGCCATTTACCCCGAATGCGAAGGCTTGATTAGCTGCTGCCATGCGTAATATTAGCTCATACGATACGTCGTGCTGATCGAGGTAACGTCTCTGTCTGCAGGTGCGCGCGTGTGTTGCCTGTATTGGCATTGCTCGACGGGACTCGGCACCCGCCGTCAAAAGA
This sequence is a window from Babesia bigemina genome assembly Bbig001, chromosome : I. Protein-coding genes within it:
- a CDS encoding tRNA binding domain containing protein, putative; its protein translation is MLEVVVYKDCVEGRLATLLWGYGKLTSATLSFAPSRTGMVVKEDGKETPMIWPTLLELAVKDAPTESILVPATEAQKVSALRPVFNFACQRTMYSWIDFAYQRDFSIMESASLKILNDYILNHTFLAGPTVTLADLVVYVSTHSWMMKSEPQDRAEYVNVVRWFDHIQHLPGIVNTFKELPLVSVDKDMDVVTAVMEKATVSAAAPAPAGKQAKGQKGAASKKPKDPKPPADDRPIADVSRLNIKVGQIMSVERHPEADKLYCLKVDLGEPELRDICSGLVGYLEPEQIMSQYVCVLSNMKPKSLRGKVSNGMILCVSGPGKTELELLHPAEGAPVGERIIIEDCVGEPDAVLSTKTGKDPFVAVQPEFNCKDTVAYYKDHRFMTSCGPCRCNSLKAGTIS
- a CDS encoding eukaryotic translation initiation factor 4A, putative, translating into MAPSDNFENQPAQSNAVDAMESNYDEVVDSFEALKLNEDLLRGIYSYGFERPSAIQQRGIKPIIENHDTIGQAQSGTGKTATFSIAALQLIDYSLLSCQILILAPTRELAQQIQKVVLALGDYLKVQCHACVGGTIVRDDVMKLKAGVHMVVGTPGRVYDMIDKKALLTHKIKLFILDEADEMLSRGFKGQIHEVFRRMPPDVQVALFSATMPNEILELTTKFMRSPKRILVKKDELTLEGIKQFYVMIDKEEFKFDTLCDLYESVTITQAIIYCNTRRKVDMLTSKMQERDFTVSSMHGDMGQNERDLIMREFRSGSTRVLITTDLLARGIDVQQVSLVINYDLPMSPDNYIHRIGRSGRFGRKGVAINFLTPMDMEAMKNIENYYNTQIEEMPAEIGEYM